The genomic interval CTACCCAGGGTCGAACGGCTTTCAAACTTGTTGCCGCAGCTGCAGGTGACTGCAACTACTTCGTAGTTCGGATGAATATTTGCTTTCATGGTCACTTCCTCGAGCTGCGTGCCGCCACCCAACACCAATTGTTGAATACCGCACGTAATTAGGCGGCGAATAATACCAGAGCCCAGCCTCAGCGCAAGTTGTCGCTTGCACCGACTGTCGTCTGCTAGGCTCGCCAGTCTTTGAAATGCCCTTGCGAGACCTTCCGCGTGTCCGACGTCATCCTGCGCCTTGCCCTGCCCTCCCCGCTGCGTCGCCTGTTCGACTACAGGGCGCCGGCGAGCATGGCGCGCCAGCCCCTCACACCTGGCATGCGCATTCGTGTGCCATTCGGGCGCCGCGAGATGATCGGTGTGCTGGTGGAGGTGTGCGACCAAAGCGAAGTGCCCGCCGACAAGCTCAAGCCGGCCATTGCGCTGCTGGACCCGGTGTCGCCGCTGCCGCCGGCCCTGCTCAAGCTGTGCCTGTGGACGGCCCAGTACTACCAGCACAGCCTGGGCGATACCCTGAGCTGGGCGCTGCCGACCCTGCTGCGCCAGGGCGAACTGGCCGAGATGCGCCAGGAACGCTTCTGGCACGTCGCCGCCGATGCCCGCCACGATGACCCCCGCATCGCCCGCGCACCGCGCCAGCGCGATGCCCTGAAAACCCTGGCGCAGCACCCACACGGCGTGGCCCACAGCCTGCTGGGCAAGCTCAACCTGAACAAGGACAGCCTCGACCTGCTGCTGGCCAAGGAACTGGTCACCGTCGAAGTACGCCGCCACCTGCCGACGCCGCGCCACGAGCACTGGCTGGCGCAGCCCGAACTGCCCCTCAACGAAGAGCAGCGCAACGCCTTCGATGCCGTGTGCCTGGGCCTTGGCAGTTTCAACGCGTTTCTGCTGGCCGGGGTTACCGGCAGCGGCAAGACCGAGGTCTACCTGCAGTTGATCCGCGAAACACTGGAGGCCGGCAAACAGGCGCTGGTGCTGATCCCGGAAATCAACCTCGGCCCGCAGACCCTGGCGCGCTTCGAGCAACGCTTCAACGCCCGCATCGCCTTGCTGCACTCGGCGGTCGGCGACCGCGAGCGGCTGGACGCCTGGCTGGCAGCCCGCGATGGCGAGGCCGACATCATCATCGGCACCCGCTCGGCACTGTTCACGCCGATGAAAAACCCCGGCCTGATCATCATCGACGAAGAGCACGACGGCTCTTATAAACAGCAGGAAGGCCTGCGTTACCACGCCCGCGACCTGGCCCTGGTGCGCGCCCACCAGGAGAACATCCCAATCCTGCTCGGCTCGGCCACGCCGTCGCTAGAAACCCTGCACAACGCCCAGACCGGCCGCTACACCTTGCTGCGCATGAACCAGCGCGCCGGCGGTGCGCGCCCACCGCGCATGCTGCGCCTGGACGTGAAAAGCCTGCCGCTGGACAGTGGCATCAGCGGCCCGCTGCAGCAGGCCATCCGCCAGACCCTGGAAGCAGGCCAGCAAGTGCTGGTGTTCCTCAACCGCCGCGGCTTTGCCCCGACGTTGCTGTGCCACGATTGCGGCTGGTTGTCCGAATGCCCTCGCTGTGATGCGCGCATGACCGTGCACCAGCGTTCCGGCGTGCTGCGTTGCCACCACTGCGGTTATGACGAACGCCTGCCGCACCAGTGCCCGCAGTGCAACCATGTCGACTTGCGGCCGGTGGGCGCAGGCACCGAGCGCGCCGAAGAGCGCCTTAAGGTGCTGTTCCCGGACTACCCGATCCTGCGCGTGGACCGCGACAGCACGGCGCGCAAAGACGCCATGCACAACCTGTTCGGCACCATCCAGCGTGGCCAGCCGAGCATCCTGGTGGGCACCCAGA from Pseudomonas kermanshahensis carries:
- a CDS encoding primosomal protein N' — protein: MSDVILRLALPSPLRRLFDYRAPASMARQPLTPGMRIRVPFGRREMIGVLVEVCDQSEVPADKLKPAIALLDPVSPLPPALLKLCLWTAQYYQHSLGDTLSWALPTLLRQGELAEMRQERFWHVAADARHDDPRIARAPRQRDALKTLAQHPHGVAHSLLGKLNLNKDSLDLLLAKELVTVEVRRHLPTPRHEHWLAQPELPLNEEQRNAFDAVCLGLGSFNAFLLAGVTGSGKTEVYLQLIRETLEAGKQALVLIPEINLGPQTLARFEQRFNARIALLHSAVGDRERLDAWLAARDGEADIIIGTRSALFTPMKNPGLIIIDEEHDGSYKQQEGLRYHARDLALVRAHQENIPILLGSATPSLETLHNAQTGRYTLLRMNQRAGGARPPRMLRLDVKSLPLDSGISGPLQQAIRQTLEAGQQVLVFLNRRGFAPTLLCHDCGWLSECPRCDARMTVHQRSGVLRCHHCGYDERLPHQCPQCNHVDLRPVGAGTERAEERLKVLFPDYPILRVDRDSTARKDAMHNLFGTIQRGQPSILVGTQMLAKGHHFPRVTLVAILDADGGLFSGDFRASERMAQLIVQVAGRAGRAEEPGKVIIQTHLADHPLLVQLTEQGYFAFAEQALDERRAAGLPPFSHLALLRAEAHKPGQAEGFLDEACSAAERLVAEQRLPGIELLGPVPAPMERRAGRFRAQLLIQANTRAPLHRLISAWLLVLEQMPSGRQVRWSLDVDPVDLY